In the genome of Odocoileus virginianus isolate 20LAN1187 ecotype Illinois chromosome 17, Ovbor_1.2, whole genome shotgun sequence, the window TAGGGCTTTATTAATCAGGTGCCTTAACCACCCCCAGCACCCTATTCTGACCCTGAAAGGTGATCCAGCCTTGCCCTTGTGTTTAACATGGCGTGGGGTGCATCCACACCCCAAGGATAGCGCACACCCAGGGACCATCACCCATCAGGCCACCCCCACATTttccctgcccccctccacctGTGACCCAGCCCCCATTGGCCTTCTCATCTCCCTGTTGCCCCCTGCCTAAGGCTGCCATCCACTCAGCCCTGTATGGCCCCTAGACAAGAGATCTGGCAGGTCTCCGTGTGGATCTGGGTGATGGGAGGGTGGGCTCTGGCTTGGTGCAGAAGGGGCTGAAGGCCAGTGTCGTCAGCAACTTGTCCTTTTGCTCTTACTGACTTGTCGAGGTCTGGGGGATGCTGATCAATAACCCTTATTTCCTCTGCTCTGATGCGGTCAGACAGGTGGGGAGTAAAGGGCTTGTTTCTTCCTGGAAAACTGGGGACTCTGCCCAGGCCTGGGGTCTTAGCTTCCTCATTCTTCCCACAACCAGACTTCAAGGGCCTGCTGCCCCTTACCCTGCAGAGAGGGGGCAGAAGCCCTTCCacacctgcctgccagtgaaggggtTGGGGAGCAGGCAGAACTGAGGGGGAGACTGTCCATCAAGGGACAAAGTTCCATCGAGGAAACTGGCAGCTTCTCCCAACCTCATGATCAGTGATTCAGGCCTCTGTTGGGGAACTGAGAGGAAGGTGGGCCCCCCAACCCTAAGCACCCCGTTATTCTTTTCCTGGGTAAGGCCAGGGCCCACAAACTTGGCTGAGAGTCCTCCTGAAGGGCAAGCTGGGGTCTTTGGGAGGCCCTGCACCCCACAGAGCCCTGGTCTCATGGCTGCACCCTTGTCCCTGGGCTTCTAGGGTCTCTGAGCACCCCCTTCCACCTCTGCTGTCTAGCTTCCTCCCCCTGCAGGCTCTGACCCTGCTCCCAGCTGAGCGTCACAGGGTCTGAGTAAAGGGGGTCACACCGGTGAGACCTCCCTGTTCCTCCTTCCTCTGCAGGAGGCTGGAGGTCAGGAGATACCCCTCACCAGGAGCAGCCCCCTCACTTCCAGTCGCCCAGGACCAGCTCCCTGGGAGGACCCAGCCTGGAGGGCAGGCCTTGGGGGGTTCCTGGCCTGCTTGCTCCCTTCAGAAAGCAGCTGCCTCAAGTGCCTACTCTTCCTGTCCAACTTCCTCTTCTCCCTGCTCAGCCTGCTGGCCCTGGCCATCGGGCTCTGGGGCCTGGCTGTCAAGGGGTCTCTGGGAAGTAGTTGGGGGTCCCCCCTGCCTGCAGACCCCATGCTGGGGCTGGTGCTGAGTGGGCTGGCGGTCAGCGCagtgagcctggcgggctgcctgGGTGCCCTCTGCGAGAACGCCTTTCTGCTGCGCTGCTTCTCCGGGGGCGTCCTTGCCTTCCTGGTGCTGGAGGCCGTGGTGGGGGCCCTGGTGGTGGCCCTCTGGGGCCGGTTACAGGATGGCCTGGAGCACGTCCTGCGCCTGGCCATCACCCACTACCAAGACGACCCAGACCTGTGCTTCCTCATCGACCAAGTCCAGCTGGGGCTGCAGTGCTGCGGGGCGGCCTCCTACCAGGACTGGCAGCGGAACCTGTGAGTCCTGGAGCCCACGAGGAACGAGGGTAGCCCCACGGTGACTGGCAGGGTCCCTGGGGCTGGAGAGGAGGTGGGCCACACTCACATGCCCATACTCACTTGTACACACACTCACCTGTACAGGCTCCTCACCTATACATACTCATGTGTGCACACGCTCACGCGGGCACATTTGCACATGTACATGCTTAGGCCCAGCCAGGGCCACATGGTCACGCAGGGATGTTAATGGAGAAACTCAGCTAGCAGATGTAGAAAATCATTTTTGGagattgttgttttgttgtttttttccccccagtaagGACATCATACAATATATCTCAGTGTCAATTGAAAATAACTTTTAGGCTAATCTAgcttcccttggagaaggaaatggcaacccacgccagtattcttgcctggagaatcccatgaatagaggagcctggcaggctacagtccacggggtcgcaagagtctaacatgacttagtgactaaaccaccaccagcttcccttgtggctcaactggtaaagaatctgcctgcaatgcaggagacctgggttcaatccctgggctgggaagatcccctggagaagagaaaggctatccacttcagtactctggcctggagaattccagggactgtgtagtccatggggtcctaaagagttggaacactactgagtgattttcactttcactttaggttaATCCAGGACATCCCTCTAGACTATGACTCCACAGTTCTCCCTCtgctatgtgtgtatgtatgtgtacatgtgcgTGTGTTTAGAGTCACATGGAGACTCTTGAAAACCAGCCACTTGTACCCATGAGTCCCTGAGACGTGCTGAGCCCTTCCTTCTGAGTACCAGGCACCCTAGAAGCACTCACAAGGCTTGTTCTCATTGGGTGGCCATGTGTGACTTTGGGTTGGTGGCAGCCCTTTCTGACATTGTTATGTTCACCCAGTCTACCGGTCTCCAAGCCCCGGCCTTAGTGAAGCCCACTCTTCGAGGAGATGAGACTGCCTatatggggcggggggtggtgagGGATGAGCCTGCAGCTCACAGGGCCCTGGATGCTTTGACTAGATGCCTAGTCAAAGCCAGGGGCACCTGAGGGCTGCCTGAAGCAGGTGATAAGAGCAACACTCCCTCCAGGCCCTGTGAGCTCCTCCCAAGCCTCCTGTCCCTTGTCGCTGTCCGGTGTGACCCCTCACGTCCCCACCACAACCCACTGACCCCTACAGAAACCTCTGCCAGTCCTCAACCCCCCTTCTTCGGCTCCAACCCTGATGCTCAGACCAACTCAGCAGCGTCTGTGGAGCAAGGGCGTCTTCCTTCCAGCCCCCATCAAATGCTGGCCTCCCTACAACTGTCTTGTGCAGTGTGTGCCTTCTAGCCAAGAAACATGTGCAGAGGCCTACCTGGTACGGGATGAATTATAGAGAACtgggtattgtgtgtgtgtgtgtttgtgcacaagtgtgcatgtgtgtgcctctATACATGCATGCCAGTGTGGATTCatactgtatgtatatgtgtgtgcattcatGCCTCTGTGCTTGCAcacatgcttgcatgcatgcacatgtgcatgccTGCGTGCCTATGCACGTGTGTGGCCATGGAAGTTTGGAGGTGGGTAGGAGACATTCTgggaagctcagtggtaaagaatctgcctgccaatgcaggagacacgagttcagtacctgggtagggaagatcccctggagaagaaaatggctacccactctagtatccttgcctggagaatcccatggatagaggagcctggcaggctacagtccatgggattgcaaaagagctgaacacgactttAGCACCCCTGAACACGACTTTAGCAACTAAGCAACCACAAACAAAGACAGTTCACACTGGGGGCCCAGACCAGGGGACCTGCCCTCCAGACTGACACTGTGCACCCTTGCAGGTACTTTAACTGCAGCTCTCCTGGGGTCCAGGCCTGCAGccttcctgcctcctgctgcATCGACCCCTGGGAAGGCGGAGCCTCTGTCAATGACCAGTGCGGCTTCGGGGCCCTGGGCCTGGACGAGGACGCGGCCCAGAGGGTGGTGCATCTGGAGGGCTGCGGCCCTCCACTCCTCCGGTGGCTGCACAGTAACATCCGGACTTTAGGCTGCTACGCCATCGGGGTCGTGCTGGTCCAGGGGGTGGAGCTCCTGCTGGCCATCCAGCTGGTGAGGGCCCTGACTGTCcacaagggggcagcagagagtgGGGGCCTGTCCATAGGAACCCCAGACCCAGTGTCCCGTGCTCTGCCAAACTGGTCGTGGGCTGACCAACAGCGGGGATGAAAGACCCCGCTGGGGTATGGGGCTGCAggccgcccctcccctcccagggcagATGTCAGAGTAACCTGCCTGGGTGCTTAGGGACACACGCCTTGGGCCCCCAGGTCACCTCCGCCTACTGACTTCCAGCTTCCCAGGGTTCTCTTTCCCTCACACTGCCCACTTGCTTGCAAACACTGCTGTTCCAAGTGTAAGCTGACCTTGACGACCGCCTGGCCAGCATCTGCCTCCCACGGAGGGTGCCAGGCAAAGCCACCTGGCCGGCAGGAGGAGCGGGGGGCGAGAACTGGATGAAATCCTGCTTGCCAAGCCTCCAGCTCTGAATTTCACCTTGACCCTCACCTCTGACCTCCACTTTCAACCACCTCCAAGTCCCACCTCCAAGCCCAGCCTACGAAGCTCCATGTCTTCACCATAGCCTGGCACCTGCCCTCCTCTGGGGCCACCTCCCCCTTTCCTGTCCATTGTGGTGGTTAAGGATGAGGCCCAGGCCTCTCTCTCCAGAGtcctttttttttggcagagTATAAGTTTTATTGTGATGTATCACTCATACAGTAAACTGAACCAACCTTAAGTGGGTAGCATGAGGCTTCTTATTTACCTACACACCTGTGGACCCACTAACACTACCAAGTCTAGCTCCAGCCCCAGCAGGGTTCTTTGTCCCCTCCCCGAGGTCACCCCTGGTGGAGCTTTGTTACCTTCAGTTCACGTGGCTTTTTCTGGCCTTCACATAGATGGGATCATGGGGCCCCCTTCTCAAGAGTCACTCTCCAGTTACTGCTGTGTGAACAGAGCCCCACGTCCATGTGGACATGCACTTGGGCAGTTTCCAGAAGATGACTGCTAGTAGCGACAGTTTTGTGCaggtctgtgtgtatgtatgacaGCGTGCCCCGCTGTGGggtcaggagtggaattgcagagTTGCTGGTGGGCATCTGTCCGGCTTTAGTGGACACTAAGGGGGTCGGGGGGCCCAGTTTCCCTGCACCTGTATCCTCACCTGTGGGGAGTAAACAGGCTTTCTCGCCCCCTGACCCGAGCTCCTGTCCCTGCAGTATGTGAGGCTGCCCATCTTGCCCCGATCTGGCCTTCAGGAGCCTTCCCAGCACCTGATGTGTTTCCTCCCCTCAGCCTGGCCGAGGCCCCGTCATCCCTGCCACTTGCGCCTGCGCCATCCACTCCTACTGATCAGACCCTATCCTCAGGCCCTGTCCCCACTGACAATACACCCCAGACAAGAGGTGGGAAGCACGGTAACTTTATTTGAAACAGGACAGCAAGCATGGGCCATGTTGGAAAGGAGAAGCTTCCTACTGGTGTGACTGATCCAGAGAGTTCTCATTCTCTGACGCCTGCAGGACTCCTGCCATCCACCTGCCGGCCCAACGGCCTCAACTGGGAAAGGCTAGTGAGGGGAGCCCGTCCTCACCCCCAGAcgggcaggggtggtggtgggaggtggcAGGAGGTGGGATGTGGCAGACACCACTGGGAGGCCTGTCTTAGCTTTCCAGCCTGGGGAGGAGAGGACCAGTGTTTCCGGAAGTTAAGCAGGGCCCGGCTGCCCCAAGAGGGTGTCCTGAAGGGAGGTGGTGGGCTCCTGGTAACTAGCGTCCATGAGGCTCGAGGCTGCCGCCCTGTGAGGGTCTCCAGACACAATCCAGACACTCTGGACCTCCCAGGGGGCCAGCCCTCCTCAAAGGAATCTTAAGCAGGGGGTCAGAGCGGGCAGCAGAGTGgaggggctgagggtgggggtcCAGGGCTAGATGATGCCGTACTGGGCCAGCTCGTGCAGCTCCAGGTGGTTGAAGGCCTCCCATGGGCAGATGACGGTGATGTCTGCAGGACAAGGGGGCAGTAGGTTGAGGGTCCCAAGGCCCCCAGTGCCGCCATGCCCTCCGGGCCCTGTTGTCCACACCCCAGTGATGAGAGTACAAGGTCCTTTGGGCATAGAGCCCTCCCCTCAGGACACACCACCTTTGGGGGTATTGAATGGGTGCCCTGCCCAGGAAGAGAGTGGGTGCAGCAGGCCTGGAGGGGGGGCGGAGCAAGGTGGGCCTTGCTGctggtgaggggggtgggggactGGGACAGCAAGAGCTTTGTTCCTTCCAGCCCCCCCAAGCACCCAGTGAGTAGGAAGGACCCTACTCGGGTGGTGTCTGAAGCTTGCAGTCGAGAAAGGCAATGAAGCACAGCTAGGGGGAAGTGCcctctgcctggggtggggggctgggccctgggcacTCTGGGGGGGTGGGTGAGTGGGGGGACCTAGGTGGACACTTGTGGTTGTCATACCTGTTCCCAGACCTTCCATTCCAGGGATGTCATCACCAAACCTGCAAGGACAGAGCAGTCAGGGCCAGTGACCAGGAAGGGGGGGGGGGCGTGCGTGCACTTGAGTGCAGGTTCCTGGGAACGtggtgtgtctgagtgtgtccTGGGTGTGTACAGATAGGGCTGCGTGTGTGGAGATGCACATCAGTTAGTGGGGTGCTGGTTGAGTGTCTGGGTGGTGGTGTGGGTGGGTGTTCTTTCCAGACCTTTCAGCAATAGCAGCTAAAAACGGTGacagggacccccccccccattcccaGGGAATGGGGACCCTGAGACAGGCCAGCTCAGGCCCCCGAGAACCGCCCCACCCACTTAGGAGGATGGGATCACCTCCCATGAGAAAAGGGTGGCTGAGGCCCCACCAGCCCCCCACCCGCAGTGCAgcacccctccctcctggacAGCTGGTGGGCCCTCCACCCCCCTCTCAGAGCCACCCCTCCCACAGCTCTGCTTACCCTTGGACACCTTTCTTGGGGGGCTTGCTCTTGAACTGCCTGGTTTGCCGCTGCTTAAATTTCGGGGGCCCTTTCCTGGGAGTGACGGGTCCCCCCATCACCCTGGTGGCCGAGCGGATCTCGGCCTTGGGTGGCTCCAGGTTCATGGCCAGGTTGGCAGAGATCCTGCAGTGACCTTCAGCTTCTGGACTCCCCCACGTTCTGGGCCCTCCTGCTTCCAACCTTCCTCGCAGGTCTCAACTCCCTGGAGCAGAGGAAACCCTGCAATATGAGACCCACCAGTCCCCAGTAGGACTTGGATGGCAGTCCCCTGACCCGGGGAGCCTCTGCCAACTGCACCTGGGGCCCAAATGAGGACCAGGAAGGGGGTGAGAGTGCTGGGTGGTCCCCAGGTGCACCCTCCTTATGGCTTCCCCCTTctgcattccccatcccaatctctGGAGTGAAACACTCAGCCTCATTTATGGTAGCATGTTGGGTACCCAACGGTGCCTAAAAGTAGCCTGAGAaatgggagggcaggggaggggcctgtGTCACAATGAAACCCCCAACTGGGCTGTGTAGCCTTGGCTCCAGCTGTGTCTTCCCTCTGCTGGTAAACACAACCCCTCCACCCGCCACCACTCACTAGGCACCAGCATCACCTGCTGGTGTCCTTGAACCCACTGCACGGGGTggcctcccttccttctctcccccagaGCCTCCCCCTGGATGCCCTAAGCCCTGGTGACCTTGGCCAGGGGAAGATCACCTTTCTTTAAGCCTATTAGCACCAGAGGGAGACTCTAATCTCTCAGGAAACACTGTGAGCCCAGAAGATTCTGGGGCTAAGTACATGACACAGCCAGAAGCCGCTACCCTGGCACTGGATGCCCGAGGTACCACCTATTGGGGCCCCTTTTCTTGTCCCCCATTTGTGGGCTGAAATGCCTGACTTCTGTCTGGGGCCACCACCCACTGCCTGCTAGAGTTTAAGGGCTGAGACCAGCTGGGAGGTCAGGACAGGTGGTTCTATCAAGACCAGTGAGGAAGGCCTGGCCATGAGTACCAGGGCACCTAGTTGGATAGGCCCCGCTGTGGACCTGCCCTCCCTGAGTTTTGGCCTCTGTGCTGGGACCAGCATCAGCCTGAGAGGAACTGGGGATCAGGGGCCGGATCTACACTGGGTCCAAGGTGGACAGCAGCAGGTCTGGTGGCCCTGGCGGCTCAAACCCCATGACACCCACTCCTCACGGCTCAGGCACTGTAGGcccagccattcccttccccagtcccAGGCCATGGGCCTGGTGTGGGCAGTTCTGAGACCTGATGGAGCTCCAACTATCAGATGCTATCTCCATGGAAACCGCTGCCCAAGCTGCCCTGGCCCCAGCCTGGCCTGTGGCTTGTGCCCATTTAGGTTGGCTGAATGTGTGTAGCCCGAGGCTCCAAGACCATTGCTAGTCTGGGGGACAGCCTGCACCACCATCTGACACGGGGAGCAGAGGACGTGATAGGCTGGGCATCCTCTCTGAAAAGGGCAGTGGGTGGCCTCCCATAGACCCAGACCTCAGGACGGTAGTGAAAAGCCCATCAGCTCCCCATCCTCTGAGCAGATACCCACTAACACCCTTGGGTAAGTGGCCACCAGGAAAGGCAACCTGGGAAGGTCTCTACTCACCAAGTTCTGGGGCAGGTCTCAGGGGACCATAGGTGTAAGTGGCAGGCCTCCCTCAGCAGGGTGCCAGCTGGGCATTTATCCTGCAGCTGGGTAAGCTGATTATGACTGTGCTTGACACCACACTAATGAGATTGTGGGGTTGGGTAGCACTACCGAGGATTCCCCGAGATGGGGGAAGGGGCTTAGGTGCGATCAAGGGAAGGACAAGCTGGGGACAGGGTCAGGGCAGGCAAGGGATACATGATCATGAACAACCAGCCTCTCCTGAAgctgcttgttttaaaaaaaatatttgtttgctgtgctgggtcttagttgtggcatgtgagatctgtAGCTGCAGCATGGGaacttttagctgtggcatgtcggatctagttcccagatcaggggttgaacccagggaCCCTGCATTAGAAGTAtgcagtcttaacccctggaccatcagggaagtccctgaagctgCTCATTTTGAAGCAAAGATGACATTGCACTGGCTGTCATCTCAGACCTCTCTCTGCTTTCAGTCCTGACTGCTGAGGAACCCCTTTCTGCCCCCCAAAGCCATGTAGCCTGGTCCTGATCCACTTCTTTGGCCTCACCTCTCATCCCTTCCTTTTGCTCTGTGCTCCAAGGAACTTCTTCCACCCCTAGAGCCTTTGTACGTGCTGTTCCCACCATGTGGTGCGTTTTCTacatctctccccttcccctagCTTCTTCCTCCTGGGACTTCACAAAGACCAACTCCAGGTTCATATACACAtagaaaatctttcattttttcccacaaatgttttattgagaaaaaaaaagtaaatttcttcctccatctctgaGATTAACTACCTCCATGTTGTAGACCCCTTCAGGGGCCTCAGGCCCACTAAGGTCTGCTGTGCTTTTGTCTCCAGGGAAATCTCTTCCTGGGCCATTTTCAAATCTGTATGACATGACTGAAGTAGATGCTCTCTGACATAAAGTGTAACAAACATGTATTGCTACtatcatttttctctgaaaaaaccAGAACTGATTCTGGATGACATGATTAGCTGGCCAAGATAGCTGGCACTACTTGGTGTATCCTCAGGCATTAGTACGGCAGCATGTCTTATGGCTGTGTGGTTTCATTCTTTGGTCCACAGATCTGCCTTCATGGGAAATGCTGGCTTTACATTGAAGGCCTCTACCTGGGAAGGCCTGTTTTATCAGCTCAACTCCTTAGTGAAGTTGGATCACAACCCTAGCTTTTCTCTTAAATGAGGAGATA includes:
- the TSPAN10 gene encoding tetraspanin-10, which produces MEEGERSPLLSQEAGGQEIPLTRSSPLTSSRPGPAPWEDPAWRAGLGGFLACLLPSESSCLKCLLFLSNFLFSLLSLLALAIGLWGLAVKGSLGSSWGSPLPADPMLGLVLSGLAVSAVSLAGCLGALCENAFLLRCFSGGVLAFLVLEAVVGALVVALWGRLQDGLEHVLRLAITHYQDDPDLCFLIDQVQLGLQCCGAASYQDWQRNLYFNCSSPGVQACSLPASCCIDPWEGGASVNDQCGFGALGLDEDAAQRVVHLEGCGPPLLRWLHSNIRTLGCYAIGVVLVQGVELLLAIQLVRALTVHKGAAESGGLSIGTPDPVSRALPNWSWADQQRG
- the PDE6G gene encoding retinal rod rhodopsin-sensitive cGMP 3',5'-cyclic phosphodiesterase subunit gamma — its product is MNLEPPKAEIRSATRVMGGPVTPRKGPPKFKQRQTRQFKSKPPKKGVQGFGDDIPGMEGLGTDITVICPWEAFNHLELHELAQYGII